In Prunus dulcis chromosome 1, ALMONDv2, whole genome shotgun sequence, the following are encoded in one genomic region:
- the LOC117614955 gene encoding uncharacterized protein LOC117614955 — protein MLKRFIQLLGLARNTDSGRHKQLKGSTINEGSASKEVEAPISLDFSLQSKNIFVRIVHAGGREELYQNVVPASLLMEKYPGMCVARPEVFKNPQESLLGPEESLLPGQKYYIIPTTTVQKIKHKHEKKARAKEPAEGKESPDGIIVNAGGWDTDESSCSAKDYYISKERWSKRLRRKGIRGKKPFVPPLPKTKSCRGLGWEPSLTSVQELSP, from the coding sequence ATGCTGAAGAGGTTCATCCAGTTGTTAGGCCTAGCCCGGAATACCGACAGTGGAAGACACAAACAGTTGAAAGGATCTACCATAAATGAAGGATCTGCAAGTAAGGAAGTAGAAGCTCCCATATCATTGGACTTCAGTTTGCAGTCGAAGAATATTTTTGTGAGGATAGTCCACGCAGGTGGGCGAGAGGAGCTGTATCAGAATGTAGTTCCTGCATCTCTGTTGATGGAAAAGTATCCTGGGATGTGCGTTGCCCGCCCAGAGGTGTTCAAAAATCCTCAGGAGTCCCTTTTAGGGCCAGAGGAGAGCCTTTTGCCTGGTCAGAAGTATTATATAATACCAACTACTACAGTGCAGAAAATTAAGCATAAACACGAAAAGAAAGCTAGGGCCAAAGAACCTGCTGAAGGCAAAGAGTCTCCAGATGGGATCATTGTGAATGCAGGAGGTTGGGACACAGATGAATCTAGTTGCTCTGCTAAAGACTATTATATCTCCAAGGAAAGGTGGTCAAAACGTTTACGGAGAAAAGGTATTAGAGGAAAGAAGCCTTTTGTTCCCCCACTCCCGAAGACTAAATCATGTAGAGGATTGGGATGGGAGCCAAGTCTCACTTCTGTACAAGAGCTTTCTCCATGA
- the LOC117614954 gene encoding inorganic phosphate transporter 2-1, chloroplastic: MTPSYCLSSARNTITPEAFLLHNSHLYLPKHRSFSFSTETHFPRKETNFLRPQTPLPKSFLPILRLNNSKITHPFASLSSFAEAEGEKQQNQDAKAEEHHENAKTEDQAESPGMAQAFHISSRTASAISICIVFAALSLPFFMKSLWQGMALKTKMLSYATLLFGFYMAWNIGANDVANAMGTSVGSGALTLRQAVVTAAVLEFSGAFFMGTHVTSTMQKGILVANVFQGKDTLLFAGLLSSLAAAGTWLQVASYYGWPVSTTHCIVGSMVGFGLVYGGAGAVFWSSLARVISSWVVSPFMGALVSFLVYKCIRRFVYSAPNPGQAAAAAAPIAVFVGVSGISFAAFPLGESLALALARALACGIAGAVLVYRIIRKQLGHLLLKSTSSEAEQKEGTIHPKNIGFLSDIAGPTGTQLEIVYGVFGYMQILSACFMSFAHGGNDVSNAIGPLAAALTILHGGASGAEIVIPTDVLAWGGFGIVAGLTMWGYRVIATIGKKITELTPTRGFAAEFAAASVVLFASKLGLPISATHTLVGAVMGVGFARGLNRVRAETVREIVASWAVTIPAGAFFSVVYTWILTKLLSYIL; this comes from the exons ATGACTCCTTCTTATTGCCTATCTTCTGCAAGGAACACCATCACACCAGAAGCATTTCTTCTCCACAATTCTCATCTCTATCTCCCAAAGCACcgctctttttccttttcaactGAAACCCACTTCCCAAGGAAAGAGACAAACTTTCTCAGGCCCCAAACACCACTGCCCAAGTCTTTTCTCCCCATTTTGAGGCTAAACAACTCGAAAATCACACACCCTTTTGCCAGTTTATCTTCTTTTGCAGAAGCGGAAGGTGAAAAACAGCAAAACCAAGATGCGAAAGCTGAAGAACATCACGAGAATGCAAAAACAGAGGACCAAGCTGAGTCGCCTGGAATGGCTCAGGCCTTCCACATATCTTCCCGCACAGCTTCAGCCATTTCCATATGCATAGTATTTGCAGCTCTGAGTCTTCCATTTTTCATGAAGTCTCTGTGGCAAGGCATGGCCTTGAAGACCAAGATGTTGTCTTATGCAACGCTGTTGTTTGGTTTCTACATGGCTTGGAATATTGGAGCCAATGACGTGGCCAATGCCATGGGGACTTCGGTGGGTTCAGGAGCATTGACGCTAAGGCAGGCTGTTGTAACTGCTGCAGTGTTGGAATTCTCAGGAGCATTTTTTATGGGGACTCATGTGACAAGCACAATGCAAAAGGGCATTCTTGTTGCTAATGTGTTTCAGGGCAAAGACACTCTGCTCTTTGCTGGCTTGCTTTCTTCGCTTGCTGCTGCTGGTACTTGGTTACAG GTTGCATCATATTATGGCTGGCCTGTCTCAACAACGCACTGTATAGTAGGATCGATGGTTGGGTTTGGACTTGTCTATGGGGGAGCAGGTGCTGTCTTCTGGAGCTCATTGGCAAGAGTGATTTCTTCATGGGTTGTCTCACCGTTCATGGGAGCACTGGTGTCCTTTCTTGTATACAAATGCATTCGTAGG TTTGTGTATAGTGCTCCAAATCCTGGACAAGCTGCCGCTGCAGCAGCACCAATTGCTGTATTCGTGGGAGTGAGTGGAATCTCATTCGCAGCCTTTCCTCTTGGAGAAAGCTTGGCTTTGGCTCTGGCCCGGGCTCTAGCCTGTGGAATTGCAGGTGCGGTCCTTGTATACAGAATTATCCGAAAGCAGCTAGGTCATCTCCTCCTCAAGTCCACATCATCAGAAGCAGAGCAAAAAGAGGGTACCATCCACCCAAAAAACATTGGGTTTCTCTCTGATATTGCAGGTCCAACAGGTACCCAGTTGGAAATAGTATATGGGGTCTTTGGATACATGCAAATCCTCTCAGCCTGCTTCATGTCATTTGCCCATGGTGGGAATGATGTCTCCAATGCAATAGGTCCTTTGGCTGCTGCCTTAACTATTCTTCATGGCGGTGCCAGTGGAGCTGAGATTGTTATTCCAACTGATGTTCTAGCATGGGGAGGATTTGGAATTGTAGCAGGTCTCACTATGTGGGGGTATAGGGTAATAGCAACGATTGGGAAGAAGATTACAGAACTGACACCAACTAGAGGATTTGCAGCTGAGTTTGCTGCAGCATCTGTGGTTCTATTTGCATCAAAGCTGGGACTACCGATCTCTGCAACTCATACTCTGGTGGGTGCAGTCATGGGGGTGGGATTTGCAAGGGGGCTTAATAGAGTTAGAGCAGAAACAGTGAGGGAAATTGTGGCTTCTTGGGCTGTGACAATTCCAGCTGGtgctttcttttctgttgTCTACACATGGATCCTTACCAAGCTTTTGTCTTATATTTTGTGA